Proteins from a single region of Acidiferrobacteraceae bacterium:
- the glcF gene encoding glycolate oxidase subunit GlcF yields MQTKLPETLLASDLGRRADSILRTCVHCGFCNATCPTFRLFGDELDGPRGRIYQIKQMLEGEPVGRATQRHLDRCLNCRNCETTCPSGVRYGELMDIGREFVARKMRRTVASSLVHWLMRAVFPYPRRFAPFLRAGQTLRPFLRGRWRRAIPAWRRVGARRSATGSGRVMIALAGCVQAVVDPTTNANAAQVLDALGIRLIEAPDAGCCGSLSHHFAAEEEARAFARRNIDAWWPMLEQGAEAIVMTASGCGLHVKEYGRLLDGDPDYREKAQAVSGQTRDLAEVLAREDLSVLEPPSNPRRIAFHPPCTLQHGQQVHGLVEDILLRLGHELVPVSDAHLCCGSAGAYSLLHPRIAQTLRREKLENLEREQPELIVTANIGCQTHLQSGTELPVRHWIDLLLS; encoded by the coding sequence ATGCAGACGAAACTGCCAGAAACCCTGCTTGCCTCGGACCTTGGTCGCCGCGCGGATTCGATTCTGCGAACCTGCGTCCATTGCGGTTTCTGCAATGCGACCTGTCCTACCTTCCGGCTGTTCGGCGATGAACTGGACGGGCCGCGCGGGCGTATCTATCAGATCAAGCAGATGCTCGAGGGCGAACCCGTGGGTCGTGCGACGCAGCGCCACCTCGATCGTTGCCTCAATTGCCGAAACTGCGAGACCACCTGTCCTTCCGGCGTGCGCTATGGAGAGCTGATGGATATCGGCCGTGAATTCGTCGCGCGGAAAATGCGGCGAACGGTGGCATCCTCTCTTGTTCACTGGCTGATGCGTGCAGTCTTTCCGTATCCGCGGCGCTTCGCCCCGTTTCTTCGCGCGGGGCAGACGTTACGGCCGTTCCTGCGCGGACGGTGGCGGCGCGCCATTCCGGCGTGGCGTCGGGTCGGCGCGCGTCGCTCGGCAACGGGATCGGGTCGCGTCATGATCGCGTTGGCGGGTTGTGTTCAGGCGGTTGTCGATCCGACGACCAACGCCAATGCCGCACAGGTGCTCGATGCCTTGGGCATTCGACTGATCGAGGCCCCGGACGCCGGGTGCTGTGGATCTCTCAGCCATCACTTTGCGGCAGAAGAGGAGGCGCGCGCCTTTGCGCGTCGCAACATCGATGCCTGGTGGCCGATGCTGGAGCAGGGTGCGGAAGCCATCGTCATGACCGCGAGCGGTTGCGGTCTCCACGTGAAGGAGTATGGCAGGCTGCTGGACGGCGACCCGGACTACAGGGAAAAGGCTCAGGCCGTTTCCGGACAGACCCGGGATCTTGCCGAGGTGCTGGCGCGAGAGGACCTGTCCGTACTGGAGCCGCCGTCGAATCCGCGGCGCATCGCGTTTCATCCGCCGTGCACGCTGCAGCATGGGCAACAGGTTCACGGATTGGTTGAAGACATTCTTCTGCGGCTGGGCCATGAGCTGGTGCCGGTGAGCGATGCCCATCTGTGTTGCGGGTCCGCGGGTGCCTACTCGCTCCTTCATCCACGCATCGCGCAAACCCTTCGTAGGGAGAAGCTTGAAAATCTGGAACGCGAGCAGCCGGAGTTGATCGTCACCGCCAATATCGGTTGCCAGACCCACCTGCAGTCGGGGACGGAGCTCCCGGTTCGTCACTGGATCGATCTGTTGTTGTCCTGA
- a CDS encoding porin, which yields MRKTFKMTAIAAAVAAAGFAGSAQADVTVFGKAHLDLATLTNATAASGDGLYVASHASRVGVKASEDLGDGLTGIAHLEFEVDMGDGVKAGSSPFGARNNFAGLKGSFGTVLMGIHDMPYKMSISKSDPFGDTYADYNNVIAGDTRQKNVVMYMNKFGDFGVNLAYGPNADAAGNATSGASVDMKFGPVDAGLGYESKANGASTDSFSAIRVRYNFGAGDVSVVGASEASASNAYASANFKLSDAVKLSLAYGQRDGASDALTAVGISDKLGKKTKVYAYYASGDLVAKAPVTAGGSAISFGLVQSF from the coding sequence ATGCGCAAGACATTCAAGATGACCGCAATCGCTGCAGCGGTTGCCGCGGCCGGTTTCGCGGGCAGTGCCCAGGCCGACGTTACTGTATTCGGCAAGGCTCACCTCGACCTCGCCACTCTGACCAATGCAACCGCGGCCAGCGGTGACGGCCTGTATGTCGCATCGCACGCCTCCCGTGTTGGCGTGAAGGCGTCGGAAGATCTGGGTGACGGCCTGACCGGTATTGCCCACCTGGAGTTCGAAGTCGACATGGGCGACGGTGTCAAGGCGGGCAGCAGCCCCTTTGGCGCGCGCAACAATTTCGCGGGCCTGAAGGGCAGCTTCGGTACCGTTCTGATGGGTATCCACGACATGCCCTACAAGATGTCCATCAGCAAGTCCGATCCCTTTGGCGATACTTACGCCGACTACAACAACGTGATCGCTGGTGATACGCGCCAGAAGAACGTGGTGATGTACATGAACAAGTTCGGCGATTTCGGTGTGAATCTGGCCTATGGGCCGAACGCTGACGCCGCCGGCAACGCCACCTCGGGCGCCAGCGTGGATATGAAATTCGGTCCGGTCGACGCCGGTCTGGGTTACGAGAGCAAGGCCAATGGTGCCAGCACGGACTCCTTCAGTGCGATCCGCGTGCGCTACAATTTCGGTGCCGGCGACGTGAGCGTGGTTGGTGCGTCCGAGGCCAGCGCCAGCAACGCCTACGCCAGTGCCAACTTCAAGCTGAGCGATGCGGTGAAACTGTCGCTCGCCTATGGCCAGCGCGACGGCGCATCCGATGCCCTGACCGCAGTCGGTATCTCCGACAAGCTGGGCAAGAAGACCAAGGTCTATGCCTACTACGCTTCCGGAGACCTGGTTGCGAAGGCGCCGGTGACCGCGGGTGGTTCCGCCATTTCCTTCGGTCTGGTGCAGAGTTTCTAG